One region of Mus pahari chromosome 16, PAHARI_EIJ_v1.1, whole genome shotgun sequence genomic DNA includes:
- the LOC110334063 gene encoding olfactory receptor 2B11-like: protein MNLANESAPKIFILLGFSNHPWLEMPLFITVLVAYICTMLGNISIIAVSRRDPQLDSPMYFFLSNLSFLDLCFTTTTIPQLLRNLWGPDKSISYGGCVTQFYIFHFLGATECILLAVMSLDRYIAICKPLRYPAIMHQQLCILLVSMAWLSGLANSLLQSTLTVKLPFCGNNRVDNFLCEVPVMIKMSCANTAFNIAMLSIVGTFYSLVPLSLILVSYGFIVVTVLRIRSSEGKKKAFNTCGSHVVVVTLFYGPVISMYVQPSSSNSQDKNKLMSLFYSLVTPMLNPFIYTLRNKDMKGAMRRLLVSLYHKGTEQT, encoded by the coding sequence ATGAACCTAGCTAATGAAAGTGCTCCAAAGATCTTCATTCTTTTGGGTTTCTCCAACCATCCATGGCTGGAAATGCCCCTCTTCATAACGGTGCTTGTTGCTTACATCTGCACAATGCTGGGAAATATATCAATTATTGCTGTATCCAGGAGAGACCCTCAACTGGACAGCCCTatgtacttcttcctttccaacctCTCTTTCTTGGACCTGTGTTTCACCACAACTACCATCCCTCAGCTGCTTCGGAATCTTTGGGGCCCAGATAAATCCATCAGCTATGGAGGCTGTGTGacacagttttatatttttcacttCCTGGGGGCTACCGAGTGCATCCTCCTGGCTGTGATGTCTTTGGATCGTTACATTGCCATATGCAAGCCCCTAAGGTACCCAGCGATCATGCACCAGCAACTCTGTATCCTCCTCGTGTCCATGGCATGGCTGAGTGGCTTGGCTAACTCTTTGCTTCAATCGACCCTCACCGTCAAGCTGCCATTTTGTGGCAACAACAGGGTAGACAACTTTCTCTGCGAGGTCCCAGTGATGATCAAGATGTCCTGTGCTAACACTGCATTCAATATAGCCATGCTCTCCATTGTAGGGACTTTCTACTCTCTGGTTCCCTTGTCACTTATTCTTGTTTCCTATGGGTTTATTGTTGTGACTGTGCTTAGGATTCGTTCCTCGGAGGGCAAGAAGAAAGCCTTTAATACATGTGGTTCTCATGTTGTTGTCGTGACTCTTTTCTATGGACCAGTAATTAGCATGTATGTACAACCCTCATCTTCTAATTCCCAGGACAAGAACAAACTTATGTCTCTGTTCTACAGCTTGGTGACTCCTATGCTTAACCCCTTTATCTATACTTTGAGGAACAAGGACATGAAGGGAGCAATGAGGAGACTTCTTGTCTCATTGTATCACAAGGGAACGGAGCAAACTTAA